One genomic window of Candidatus Omnitrophota bacterium includes the following:
- a CDS encoding methylenetetrahydrofolate reductase, protein MTFCDKVKAGKFIVTSEIGPPKGIDIKEMLDDADLIKGRVDAINVTDLQSSVMRLGSLAVCHLLKQRGHEPIFQVTCRDRNRLALQSDLLSASVLGIENVLALTGDYPTLGDHPEAKPVFDLGSVQLLEVIRTLQSGKDMKGNPLKGTPKFCAGAVVNPGADPLEPEIIKMEKKIASGALFFQTQAVYDVELFKRFLEGAKHLKTAIFAGIVLLKSAGMAKYMNKNVAGVSVPDALIREMETTKDKAATSIDIAVRLIKELKPLCQGIHIMPIGWDKKVPLVLDAAGI, encoded by the coding sequence ATGACCTTCTGCGACAAGGTAAAGGCCGGGAAATTTATCGTAACGAGCGAAATAGGGCCGCCCAAGGGCATCGACATCAAAGAGATGCTCGACGATGCCGACCTCATAAAGGGGAGGGTCGACGCGATAAACGTCACCGACCTCCAGAGCTCGGTGATGCGCCTGGGGTCCCTGGCCGTATGCCATCTCTTGAAACAACGCGGCCATGAGCCCATATTCCAGGTGACGTGCAGGGACAGGAACCGGCTTGCCTTGCAGTCGGACCTCCTATCGGCATCCGTCCTGGGCATTGAAAATGTCCTGGCCCTCACAGGGGATTATCCTACGCTCGGGGACCATCCCGAAGCGAAGCCGGTCTTTGACCTCGGTTCCGTACAGCTCCTGGAGGTCATAAGGACCCTCCAGTCGGGGAAGGACATGAAGGGGAACCCCCTTAAGGGGACGCCTAAATTCTGCGCCGGCGCCGTCGTGAACCCCGGCGCGGACCCCCTGGAACCCGAGATCATAAAGATGGAGAAGAAGATCGCCTCAGGCGCCCTCTTCTTCCAGACGCAGGCGGTATACGATGTGGAGCTGTTCAAAAGATTCCTGGAGGGCGCGAAACACCTGAAGACGGCCATATTTGCCGGCATCGTCCTTCTGAAATCGGCCGGGATGGCAAAATATATGAATAAGAACGTAGCGGGCGTATCCGTGCCCGATGCTCTTATCAGGGAGATGGAGACGACGAAAGATAAGGCGGCGACGTCCATAGATATAGCCGTCCGCCTCATAAAGGAACTGAAGCCGCTCTGTCAGGGCATACATATAATGCCGATAGGGTGGGATAAGAAAGTGCCGCTCGTATTGGACGCGGCGGGGATCTAA
- a CDS encoding acetyl-CoA decarbonylase/synthase complex subunit delta — MGIEIAKEKIAGSINTVEIGAAARLQVGGETTLPFLFSEGGMPNAPVVVPEILDCEPADWPDHLAGAVKGVSGDPVEWARFMLSETGAKALCVRLQGTHPDYGGKSPDSAGALIGRIAKEVKVPLIVVGSGDESKDSETMPKISQALKGGNSLLGIATQNNYKTLAATCLADGHSIIAESPIDVNIAKQVNILISDMGFDPGRIVMHPTTASLGYGMEYVYSIMERARLAAFMGDAMLSMPFILFAGQEVWRTKEAKESGEGQGVNWEIATSVAMLQAGGEIIVMRHPAAAKSVIKYIDRAMRK; from the coding sequence ATGGGAATAGAGATCGCGAAAGAGAAGATAGCCGGGTCGATCAATACGGTAGAGATCGGCGCAGCGGCCAGGTTGCAGGTAGGCGGCGAAACTACGCTCCCGTTCCTTTTTTCCGAAGGCGGGATGCCGAATGCGCCGGTCGTCGTGCCGGAGATACTCGACTGCGAACCGGCGGACTGGCCTGACCACCTGGCCGGGGCCGTCAAGGGCGTATCCGGGGACCCGGTGGAGTGGGCGCGTTTTATGCTCTCCGAAACCGGCGCGAAGGCGCTCTGCGTGCGTCTTCAGGGCACGCATCCCGATTACGGCGGAAAGTCACCCGACTCTGCCGGGGCGCTTATCGGGAGGATAGCGAAGGAAGTGAAGGTCCCGCTGATAGTGGTCGGCTCGGGGGATGAATCAAAGGACAGCGAGACGATGCCGAAGATAAGCCAGGCGCTCAAGGGCGGGAACTCTCTCCTTGGGATCGCCACGCAGAACAATTATAAGACGCTGGCCGCCACGTGCCTGGCGGACGGCCATTCCATAATAGCGGAATCGCCGATCGACGTGAATATAGCCAAGCAGGTGAATATCCTGATAAGCGATATGGGTTTCGACCCCGGGAGGATAGTGATGCACCCGACTACGGCCTCCCTCGGTTACGGTATGGAGTATGTATACTCGATAATGGAGCGGGCTCGCCTCGCCGCTTTCATGGGGGATGCGATGCTTTCGATGCCGTTCATACTCTTTGCCGGGCAGGAGGTATGGCGGACCAAGGAGGCGAAAGAGTCCGGTGAGGGACAGGGCGTGAACTGGGAGATCGCCACTTCTGTGGCCATGCTCCAGGCAGGAGGGGAGATCATAGTGATGCGCCATCCGGCGGCGGCAAAGTCGGTGATCAAGTATATAGATCGTGCAATGCGGAAATAA
- a CDS encoding dihydropteroate synthase, translating to MIVIGELINGMYKDVGKAVANREVDVIQHLAADQVKAGASVLDVNTGPYSKNPKDDMKWLIDSIRAVTDAALSIDSTKADVVEEGLKLAGRRAIINSTSADDDKMDRVFGLAAKYNAQVIGLTMDKGGVPNNKDKRLELAVKIVAKAMECGIAAEDLFLDPIVLPVNVAQTQGKEVLESIREFRLLSDPAPQTVVGLSNVSQGTKARSLINRTFLVMAVANGLTSAILDPLDRDLMDAMISAELVLNKNIYCDSFLDAYRKK from the coding sequence ATGATAGTGATAGGTGAGCTCATAAACGGCATGTATAAGGATGTCGGGAAGGCGGTGGCGAACCGGGAGGTGGACGTCATACAGCACCTTGCCGCCGACCAGGTGAAGGCGGGCGCGAGCGTCCTCGACGTCAATACCGGACCGTATTCGAAAAATCCGAAGGACGACATGAAGTGGCTGATCGATTCGATCCGGGCAGTCACCGATGCGGCCCTTTCGATAGATTCGACAAAGGCGGATGTGGTGGAGGAGGGGCTTAAGCTGGCCGGGCGCCGCGCTATAATAAACTCGACGAGCGCGGACGATGATAAGATGGACAGGGTCTTCGGCCTCGCCGCAAAGTATAACGCGCAGGTCATAGGCCTCACCATGGATAAGGGCGGCGTGCCTAATAACAAGGATAAACGGCTGGAGCTTGCCGTGAAGATCGTCGCAAAGGCGATGGAGTGCGGGATAGCCGCCGAAGACCTATTCCTCGACCCGATAGTCCTGCCGGTCAATGTCGCGCAGACCCAGGGGAAAGAGGTGCTTGAGTCGATCCGGGAGTTCCGGCTCTTGAGCGATCCGGCGCCTCAGACGGTGGTGGGGCTCTCGAACGTCTCGCAGGGGACGAAGGCGCGCTCGCTGATAAACAGGACATTTCTGGTGATGGCGGTCGCGAACGGCCTCACCTCGGCGATCCTGGACCCGCTCGACAGGGACCTTATGGACGCCATGATATCGGCGGAACTGGTGCTGAACAAGAACATATATTGCGATTCGTTCCTGGACGCATACAGGAAAAAATGA
- the panB gene encoding 3-methyl-2-oxobutanoate hydroxymethyltransferase codes for MERKKFMITDFYEKKRSGRKITMLTAYDYPMARIVDGAGIDSILVGDSLGMVVLGYESTVPVTMDEMIHHAKAVRRGTKYAFLIGDMPFMSYQVSKEEAVRNAGRFMKEAGCDAVKLEGGDEVFEATAAIVDAGIPVLGHLGLTPQSISKLGGYRVQGKSAESAKKILDQALKLEKAGCFGIVLECVPDKVARLITKELRIATIGIGAGPYCDGQVLVTNDMVGLFDRFVPKFVKQYVKLSSLIGDGVKQYKEEVEGGKFPDEAHSFVIKEEELKMLGKKR; via the coding sequence ATGGAACGGAAGAAATTCATGATAACGGACTTTTATGAGAAGAAGCGTTCGGGCAGAAAGATCACCATGCTCACCGCTTATGACTATCCCATGGCGCGGATAGTGGACGGCGCGGGGATCGACTCGATACTGGTGGGTGATTCCCTCGGCATGGTGGTGCTCGGATACGAATCGACTGTGCCCGTGACTATGGACGAGATGATACATCACGCGAAGGCGGTGCGCAGGGGGACCAAATACGCGTTCCTTATAGGCGACATGCCCTTCATGTCGTACCAGGTATCCAAAGAGGAGGCGGTACGCAACGCCGGGCGGTTCATGAAAGAGGCGGGCTGCGACGCCGTGAAGCTCGAAGGCGGGGACGAGGTCTTCGAGGCGACGGCGGCGATAGTCGACGCGGGTATCCCGGTCCTGGGCCATCTCGGGTTGACCCCGCAGAGCATCTCGAAGCTGGGCGGCTACAGGGTGCAGGGCAAGTCGGCCGAGTCGGCGAAGAAGATCCTCGACCAGGCGCTGAAGCTGGAGAAGGCGGGGTGTTTCGGCATAGTCCTCGAATGCGTGCCGGACAAGGTCGCCCGCCTGATAACGAAAGAGCTGCGCATAGCGACCATAGGCATCGGCGCGGGGCCGTACTGCGACGGCCAGGTCCTCGTCACGAACGACATGGTGGGCCTCTTCGACAGGTTCGTGCCGAAGTTCGTCAAACAGTACGTCAAGCTGTCGTCTCTCATAGGGGACGGCGTGAAACAATATAAGGAAGAGGTGGAGGGCGGGAAGTTCCCGGACGAAGCGCACAGTTTCGTCATAAAAGAGGAAGAGCTGAAGATGCTGGGGAAGAAAAGATGA
- the greA gene encoding transcription elongation factor GreA, whose product MKKVYLTQKGYQDLTKELEHLKKTKRRDVSKAIGKARELGDLSENAEYHAAKEEQGHIEKRIAELETTLANATIIENTEMSVDEANIGATLTLKDMDSGEEMSYYLVSEEEADIAENKISITSPVGAALMGHKVKEIVEIKVPAGILKYKILKITR is encoded by the coding sequence ATGAAAAAGGTATATCTTACGCAGAAGGGGTATCAGGACCTGACGAAGGAGCTTGAGCACCTCAAGAAGACGAAGAGGCGCGACGTGTCGAAGGCCATAGGAAAGGCGCGCGAACTGGGCGACCTGAGCGAGAACGCGGAATACCACGCCGCCAAGGAAGAGCAGGGGCACATAGAGAAGCGGATAGCGGAGCTAGAGACGACGCTGGCCAATGCCACGATCATAGAGAATACGGAGATGAGCGTGGATGAGGCGAATATAGGCGCTACGCTCACATTGAAAGATATGGATTCGGGCGAGGAGATGTCCTATTACCTCGTATCTGAGGAGGAGGCCGACATCGCCGAGAACAAGATATCGATCACCTCACCGGTGGGGGCGGCCCTGATGGGCCATAAGGTAAAGGAGATCGTCGAGATAAAGGTCCCGGCAGGCATTCTGAAATATAAGATACTTAAGATAACCAGGTAG
- a CDS encoding carbon monoxide dehydrogenase: MSALIIGHLAGKKAGSVLAVDADPNSTLHEALGVEDPETIVGVVEEIAKNMESIPQGVTKERFIEMKVQEALGEEKGYDLLVMGRPEGPGCYCYVNNLLREMIGRITKNYDFVVIDNAAGMEHISRRTTRTIDKLVLVSDHSVVGVRSAGRIHGLARELDIKIGGSFLVLNKVADAAEKVDAEVKKTALALAGTVPYSGELKRLSLEGRAVSCLEDKKVKSAVEDIVREVLK; encoded by the coding sequence TTGTCCGCCCTGATCATAGGGCATCTGGCGGGTAAAAAGGCGGGGAGCGTGCTGGCGGTCGACGCGGACCCTAACTCGACCCTCCACGAGGCGCTGGGAGTGGAGGACCCCGAGACGATAGTCGGGGTGGTCGAAGAGATCGCCAAAAATATGGAGAGCATCCCACAGGGCGTGACCAAGGAACGGTTCATAGAGATGAAGGTCCAGGAGGCGCTTGGTGAGGAGAAGGGTTACGATCTCCTCGTCATGGGCAGGCCGGAAGGGCCGGGGTGCTATTGTTACGTGAACAATCTCCTCCGGGAGATGATAGGCAGAATAACCAAAAATTACGATTTCGTCGTAATAGATAACGCGGCCGGCATGGAGCATATCTCGCGGCGCACGACACGGACGATAGACAAGCTCGTCCTTGTGAGCGACCATTCCGTCGTCGGCGTCCGTTCCGCCGGCAGGATCCACGGCCTTGCGCGTGAACTGGATATAAAGATAGGCGGGTCTTTTCTCGTCCTGAATAAGGTCGCCGATGCGGCGGAGAAGGTCGATGCCGAAGTGAAGAAGACGGCCCTGGCGCTTGCAGGCACGGTCCCGTACAGCGGCGAGCTGAAACGCTTGAGCCTTGAGGGGCGGGCCGTGTCGTGTCTTGAGGACAAAAAGGTCAAAAGCGCCGTGGAGGATATAGTGAGAGAGGTATTAAAATAA
- the acsB gene encoding acetyl-CoA decarbonylase/synthase complex subunit alpha/beta, whose protein sequence is MSKVVAGLIVKGAEKIVKEGEEFLARAIKEKGEGQAVAFPETAFYLPLANGLLGAEVKVLADVRKVLGTAKTLLPKVPAEDKWDTFLKDALNAGVAAILTEEIICVLRYLYGEEPQKDCPGFFSDTLLRSLGIQLVDGRIAGIAVVLGKAPDAKTAVSIVRDLQKRNILTLVGGNVDGTSIIEQLKEGGLHMGLESYVVPFGRDTISVVFVLNFAIRAALTFGGIKAGNTRACVDYIRERVPAFVLLLGGVDEVKAATGGGALAAGVPIITDLDLPEIKVPGVCAHEECLVKEPDHSKIVQKAIEARGIKIKVAKVPIPVPFSAAFEGERVRKENMYVQFGGKYSAAFEYLKMKKMDEIEDGAIKVVGPEADAMTEGGSYPLGIFVEVAGRKMNMDFEPILERQIHKFLNYAMGIFHMGQRDMNWVRISKDARKAGFNIRHFGDILVAKLHDEYGAIVDKVQVTLYTDKKDVDRMLPEARKAFASRDERLSGMTDESVDTFYSCTLCQSFAPDHVCVVSPERLGLCGAYSWLDARAAHEITPTGGNQPIKKGKVLDAPKGVWHGVNDFVKDKSHQKTSVMSIYSIMDSPMTSCGCFECIVAIVPEANGVMVVNREYAGETPAGMKFTTLASSVGGGAQTPGFLGVGRLYITSKKFISAEGGLKRVVWMPKELKEALSDKLKKRCAEIGEPDLFGKIADETVATDAAALVEYLEKVKHPALGMPPLV, encoded by the coding sequence ATGTCAAAAGTTGTAGCCGGTCTCATAGTGAAGGGCGCGGAGAAGATAGTCAAAGAGGGTGAAGAGTTCCTGGCCAGGGCCATCAAAGAGAAGGGCGAAGGCCAGGCGGTGGCGTTCCCGGAAACGGCATTTTATCTTCCGCTGGCCAACGGGCTCCTGGGCGCGGAGGTGAAGGTTCTGGCGGATGTCAGGAAGGTGCTGGGCACGGCCAAGACGCTCCTGCCGAAGGTCCCCGCCGAAGATAAGTGGGATACGTTCCTGAAGGACGCGCTCAATGCAGGCGTCGCGGCCATATTGACTGAGGAGATCATCTGCGTCCTCAGGTATCTTTACGGCGAAGAACCCCAGAAGGACTGTCCCGGATTTTTTTCCGATACCCTACTGAGGTCTCTCGGCATACAGCTCGTCGACGGCAGGATAGCCGGTATAGCCGTGGTGCTCGGCAAGGCGCCTGACGCCAAAACGGCGGTCAGCATCGTGCGCGACCTGCAGAAGAGGAACATCCTGACGCTCGTAGGCGGTAACGTGGACGGGACCAGCATAATAGAGCAGCTCAAGGAGGGCGGGCTCCATATGGGGCTTGAGTCGTATGTCGTGCCGTTCGGCCGGGATACGATCTCCGTAGTATTCGTCCTGAATTTTGCCATAAGGGCGGCGCTCACGTTCGGCGGGATAAAGGCCGGCAATACCAGGGCGTGCGTCGATTATATAAGGGAGAGGGTGCCGGCGTTCGTCCTGCTTCTGGGCGGCGTGGATGAGGTGAAGGCGGCGACAGGCGGCGGGGCGCTCGCGGCGGGCGTGCCCATCATAACGGACCTCGACCTGCCCGAGATAAAGGTCCCCGGGGTATGCGCCCACGAAGAATGCCTCGTCAAAGAGCCGGACCATTCGAAGATAGTCCAGAAGGCGATCGAGGCGCGCGGGATAAAGATAAAGGTGGCCAAGGTCCCCATACCGGTCCCGTTCTCCGCGGCATTCGAGGGCGAGCGGGTGCGGAAAGAGAATATGTATGTCCAGTTCGGCGGGAAATATTCGGCCGCCTTCGAATATCTTAAGATGAAGAAGATGGACGAGATCGAAGACGGGGCGATAAAGGTCGTCGGCCCGGAGGCGGATGCGATGACGGAGGGCGGCAGTTACCCGCTCGGGATATTCGTGGAGGTCGCCGGACGGAAGATGAACATGGACTTTGAGCCGATACTGGAACGGCAGATACACAAATTCCTGAATTACGCGATGGGGATATTCCATATGGGGCAGAGGGACATGAACTGGGTGAGGATATCCAAAGACGCCAGGAAGGCGGGATTCAATATACGCCATTTCGGCGATATCCTGGTCGCAAAGCTCCACGATGAATACGGCGCGATAGTGGACAAGGTGCAGGTGACGCTCTATACGGATAAGAAAGACGTCGACAGGATGCTGCCCGAGGCGCGGAAGGCGTTCGCCTCACGCGATGAGCGGCTGTCCGGCATGACGGACGAATCGGTCGACACGTTCTACAGCTGTACGCTGTGCCAGAGTTTCGCCCCCGACCATGTCTGCGTCGTGAGCCCCGAGCGCCTGGGCCTGTGCGGGGCATATTCATGGCTTGACGCAAGGGCGGCGCACGAGATAACGCCCACCGGCGGCAACCAGCCGATCAAGAAGGGGAAGGTGCTCGACGCGCCAAAAGGCGTCTGGCACGGCGTGAACGATTTTGTTAAGGATAAGTCGCACCAGAAGACGTCCGTGATGTCGATATACTCGATCATGGATTCGCCTATGACTTCATGCGGCTGCTTCGAGTGCATAGTGGCGATAGTGCCGGAGGCGAACGGTGTCATGGTGGTGAACAGGGAATACGCGGGCGAGACGCCGGCCGGGATGAAGTTCACGACGCTGGCAAGTTCCGTCGGCGGCGGCGCGCAGACGCCCGGTTTCCTGGGTGTAGGGCGTCTATATATAACGAGCAAAAAGTTCATATCTGCCGAAGGCGGGCTTAAGCGGGTCGTCTGGATGCCGAAGGAGCTCAAGGAGGCGCTTTCGGATAAGCTGAAGAAGCGGTGCGCCGAGATAGGCGAGCCGGACCTTTTCGGCAAGATCGCCGACGAGACGGTGGCCACCGACGCGGCTGCGCTTGTGGAATACCTGGAGAAGGTAAAACACCCGGCATTGGGCATGCCGCCTTTGGTATAA
- the acsC gene encoding acetyl-CoA decarbonylase/synthase complex subunit gamma, with product MALSGLDIYKLLPKTNCKECGFATCLAFAMALAQKKVSLDKCPHVTAQAREALESASQPPVKLVTIGAGEAKTEIGNETVMYRHEQKFYHPGAVGFLMEDTLPATAIDERLGKIEGLRFERVGQVLKPEIICLKNSSGKRDPFLGLLKKAMSASRLAIALYTDDAVVLEEALKLCGPIRPLVIWDDDATLEKAATIAKNYRAALAISAGSVEEAAALTDRVRKSGVDEIVINIKGKGLSDTIQDFTLIRRTALKKNFRPLGYPVMAFTGSSGQDQELAEAVSYILKYAGIVIVKNIEKEFVFPLLVARQDIYTDPQKPVQVEPRIYEIGKVSTHSPVLVTTNFSITYFTVAGEVESSKVPSYVICCDAEGMSVLTAWAAEKFTAERITDTIAKSGIGQMVSHKRIVLPGYVAVLSSKLEELSGWNVQVGPREASGIPAFLKGWK from the coding sequence ATGGCGTTATCAGGACTCGATATCTACAAATTGCTGCCTAAGACGAACTGCAAGGAGTGCGGGTTCGCTACGTGCCTTGCGTTCGCGATGGCGCTTGCGCAGAAGAAGGTCTCGCTCGACAAGTGTCCGCATGTGACCGCCCAGGCCAGGGAGGCGCTTGAGTCGGCCAGCCAGCCGCCGGTGAAGCTGGTCACGATCGGGGCGGGAGAGGCGAAGACAGAGATAGGGAACGAGACGGTGATGTATCGTCACGAGCAGAAGTTCTATCATCCGGGCGCGGTCGGCTTCCTTATGGAAGATACCCTTCCCGCCACTGCTATAGACGAACGTCTCGGGAAGATAGAGGGCCTAAGGTTCGAACGCGTAGGCCAGGTATTGAAGCCGGAGATCATCTGCCTTAAAAATTCATCCGGTAAGAGAGACCCGTTCCTCGGCCTGCTGAAGAAGGCCATGTCCGCCTCACGTCTTGCCATAGCGTTATATACGGACGATGCGGTCGTGCTTGAGGAGGCCTTGAAGCTGTGTGGGCCCATCCGTCCGCTCGTGATATGGGACGATGACGCGACCCTCGAGAAGGCGGCGACTATAGCCAAGAACTACAGGGCGGCCCTTGCCATAAGCGCCGGAAGCGTCGAAGAGGCGGCGGCTCTCACCGACAGGGTCAGGAAGAGCGGTGTAGACGAGATAGTGATCAATATAAAGGGCAAGGGGCTCTCGGATACGATACAGGACTTTACGCTGATCCGGAGGACCGCGCTGAAGAAAAATTTCCGTCCGCTCGGTTACCCGGTCATGGCATTCACCGGTTCTTCCGGACAGGACCAGGAACTGGCCGAGGCGGTATCGTACATTCTCAAGTATGCAGGCATCGTCATAGTGAAGAATATAGAGAAAGAGTTCGTCTTCCCGCTTCTGGTGGCGCGGCAGGATATTTACACCGATCCGCAGAAGCCCGTGCAGGTGGAGCCGCGCATATATGAAATAGGCAAGGTCTCAACGCATTCGCCGGTCCTGGTCACGACCAACTTCTCGATCACTTACTTCACGGTGGCCGGCGAGGTGGAGTCGAGCAAGGTCCCGTCGTATGTCATCTGCTGTGACGCCGAGGGGATGTCCGTCCTGACCGCATGGGCGGCGGAGAAGTTCACCGCGGAGAGGATCACCGATACTATCGCAAAGTCCGGCATCGGGCAGATGGTTTCGCATAAAAGGATCGTCCTGCCGGGGTATGTCGCCGTATTGAGCTCGAAGCTGGAAGAGCTTTCGGGATGGAATGTCCAGGTGGGTCCGCGGGAGGCCTCCGGGATACCGGCATTCTTAAAAGGATGGAAATGA
- a CDS encoding ASKHA domain-containing protein — protein MSEFTVKFKPGDKTVRVAGGTDLLTAAFRAGVILNSSCGGEGLCGKCKIIVKKGTVKSSSSRLISEADRKKGMVLACESIVESDAEVMVPAGSLDMQERFEKRREKAEEFPKGVITKRENVYARLPLVRKIYTEIPKPTIDDNLSDLDRIYRAVEARSAGPFVMTKLANVKHLSDLLRDSDFRVTVAVSHREGATEILAIEPGDTTAAGFAFAFDIGTTTVTGQLIDLNTGEVRGTRISYNRQARFGGDVITRIIYGSEPKGLEELNEAVLDNINEIVEELAEACSIRLTDIYAAVFAGNTTMMHLLFKVDPANIRKEPYVPTMTSFPVMSSSEAGVEINPKGNIFSLPGVSTYIGGDTVAGVLSSGLFEAKALTLLVDIGTNGEIVLGNDEWMMACAASAGPAFEGSGLTCGMKAVKGAVEKVKIGKDLGIEIETVGGGAARGICGSGYIDLLDQMLKSGIMGKDGKLNKDAAPKAVREGKAGSEFLIRAKGEDRAAGDIVVNEDDIENLKRAKGAIYSAIVTLLNKVGKTLADIEKIYIAGGFGNYIGIDCAVSIGLLPDIDRKRYEFIGNSSLAGARMSLLSQEAFSRTKEISGGITYLDLSSEPGYMDEYIAALFFPHTDIRRFPSAR, from the coding sequence ATGAGCGAATTCACCGTAAAGTTCAAACCGGGAGATAAGACGGTCCGCGTGGCGGGCGGGACGGACCTCCTGACGGCCGCTTTCAGGGCGGGCGTCATACTCAACTCCAGCTGCGGGGGAGAGGGACTGTGCGGCAAATGCAAGATCATTGTAAAGAAGGGCACGGTGAAGAGCTCCTCTTCGCGGCTTATAAGCGAGGCCGACCGTAAGAAGGGTATGGTCCTTGCCTGTGAATCGATAGTCGAGAGCGACGCGGAGGTCATGGTTCCTGCAGGGTCGCTCGATATGCAGGAGAGGTTCGAAAAGAGGCGCGAAAAGGCGGAGGAGTTCCCCAAAGGCGTCATAACGAAGAGGGAAAATGTTTACGCCCGGCTGCCGCTCGTTCGTAAGATATATACCGAGATACCGAAACCGACTATTGACGACAACCTTAGCGACCTGGACAGGATATACCGCGCGGTGGAAGCGAGGTCGGCGGGGCCTTTTGTGATGACGAAGCTCGCCAACGTAAAGCATCTGAGCGACCTCCTGCGGGACAGCGACTTCAGGGTGACGGTAGCCGTCAGCCACAGGGAAGGCGCCACCGAGATACTGGCGATAGAACCGGGGGACACGACGGCGGCCGGTTTTGCCTTCGCGTTCGATATAGGGACGACTACGGTCACGGGACAGCTCATAGACCTGAATACGGGAGAAGTACGAGGGACCCGCATCTCATATAACAGGCAGGCGCGGTTCGGGGGCGACGTCATAACGAGGATAATCTACGGCTCCGAGCCGAAGGGGCTTGAGGAGCTTAATGAGGCGGTCCTCGATAACATAAACGAGATAGTGGAAGAGCTGGCCGAGGCGTGCTCTATCCGCCTGACGGACATATATGCGGCGGTATTCGCGGGCAATACGACTATGATGCATCTCCTCTTCAAGGTGGACCCGGCCAATATACGCAAAGAACCTTATGTCCCGACGATGACATCGTTCCCGGTGATGAGCTCATCCGAGGCGGGTGTCGAGATAAACCCCAAAGGGAACATATTCTCTTTGCCGGGGGTGAGCACCTATATCGGCGGCGATACGGTCGCGGGGGTCCTTTCGTCCGGGCTCTTTGAGGCGAAGGCCCTTACGCTCCTCGTCGATATAGGCACGAACGGAGAGATAGTGCTGGGCAACGACGAATGGATGATGGCCTGCGCGGCGAGCGCCGGCCCTGCCTTTGAGGGGAGCGGCCTGACCTGCGGGATGAAGGCGGTGAAGGGGGCCGTCGAAAAGGTGAAGATAGGCAAGGACCTCGGCATTGAGATCGAGACCGTCGGCGGCGGAGCGGCCAGGGGGATATGCGGTTCCGGCTACATCGACCTTCTCGACCAGATGCTGAAGAGCGGGATCATGGGCAAGGACGGCAAGCTTAATAAAGACGCCGCCCCGAAAGCGGTAAGAGAAGGGAAGGCCGGCAGCGAGTTCCTCATCAGGGCGAAGGGCGAGGACCGCGCCGCAGGCGATATAGTCGTCAATGAGGACGATATCGAGAACCTGAAGCGGGCCAAGGGAGCGATCTACAGCGCCATAGTGACCCTCCTTAACAAAGTCGGTAAGACGCTGGCGGATATCGAGAAGATATATATAGCGGGCGGGTTCGGGAATTATATAGGGATAGACTGCGCCGTCTCCATAGGGCTCCTTCCCGACATCGACCGTAAGAGATACGAGTTCATCGGAAATTCGTCGCTTGCCGGCGCGCGCATGTCGCTCCTGTCGCAGGAGGCCTTTTCCAGGACGAAAGAGATATCCGGGGGTATCACCTACCTCGACCTCAGTTCCGAGCCCGGTTACATGGACGAGTACATAGCGGCGCTCTTCTTTCCGCACACGGATATCCGGAGGTTCCCATCGGCACGATAA